The segment aattatgactttaaggcaaatttctatgttgtgcctatgggagatacagatatagtccttgggatgagttggttgcatgatattggggagttcactcttaacctcaaggagatggagatgaggtttaaagtgaatgggaagacacatattcttaaggcaatcaggGACAACGATCTCAGGATGGTTTCTTTCTGGAGGATGGCTAGACTGATTCGACATGATCACGTAGAGTGGGAAGCAGAGTGCATGTTGATGCCATCACAAGAGGGACAGCAGAAGACTGAATATCCTCCTGATATTAAGGAGCTTAGAGTTAAACACTATAAGGTGTTCAGTGACATTCCACTAGGTAGACCACCAGACAGGGgtattgagcacatcattgagttagaagagggggctaagcccatcatgattacaccttataggcatccgaagaggttgaaggatgaaattgagaaaatcATAAAGGAGTTACTAGCTATGGGCCACATTAGACCAagtaagtctcctttcgcttcttcagtggtcttagtgaagaagaaggatgggacattgaGGATGTGCATTGTTTACAAGGTGCTTAATAGGAAGACAATAaaaaacaggtaccccattcctaggatcgatgagttgatagatgagcttcatggagcttgcttcttctcaaagatagatttgagattaggttatcatcagatcagagttagagagcaggcattgagaagacagcctttagatgtcattgtggccattttgagtttgtagttatgccatttgggctaactaatGCACCTGCTACCTTTCAGGCAACAATGAATCGGGTTTTCCATCCTCAGTTGAGGAAATTTGTACTTGTCTTCTTCGATGATATCTTGGTGTACAGTAGATCTTGGGAGAAGCACGTGGTTCACCTTGACACGGTGTTGGATATATTGGGCAGAGAGTCCTTGTATGCAAAGGAGTCGAAGTGTGATTTGGGCATGACAAAGTTGTTGTacttgggtcacatcatcagtgcagaggccgtacgcatggatcctgaaaagatttgtGCCATTGTGGTGTGGCCTTCACCGGTGAACCTTACACAGTTGAGGGGCTTTCTAGGATtatgtggtttctacaggaggtttgtggatggatattctaggcatgcagcacccttgacagatttgatgagaaagggagctttcttgtggactcctgaggcacaggagtgttttgagaaatttaaggagtTGATGACTTCTTGTCCAGTGTTAGCATTACCAGATTTCAGCAAACCTTTTGAGCTACATTGTGATGCTTCCAGAGAGGGCATTGGAGCGGTGCTTATGCATGAgaagcaccctattgcttatgagagcaAGAAATTGAGAGGGCCAGAGTGGAGCTTCAGcatatatgataaggagatgttagccattatgcatgctttggctaaattcaggcaatatttggtaggtagcaaattttgtatcaaaaccGACCATAATAACCTAAAACACTTTTTGGGGCAGCGAGATCTCAATgataggcagcagaagtgggtgagcaagttacagtcctatgactttgacattacatattttaaggGGACACAAAATGTAGTTGTTGATGCCTTATCACATAGGCCCCATTTGAGCTTATTGACAGACATATCGGAGGattggagacacttgatccttgcagagtatgcaaaggatacttgggcagctggattcatagatgggactattcaggacagcagatacacccttgtgaatgagctcatcatttacaaagggcgAATATTTTTGGTTCCAAGATCAGCAGTAAAGAGGATGGTTCTGAAATCttttcatgattcacctatggcaggACATCCTGGTTTCTACAAGACATACTGGCAGATTAGAGAGCGCTTCACATGGAAAGGGCTCAAAGCAGAGGTACTTCAGTATGATAGGGAGTGTCCCACCTGCCAGTAGAATAAGCAAGAATACTCCTATCCAGccggtttacttcagccacttccgattcctgataggaagtgggagtgtttgtctatggacttcatcacaggactgcctagagcccaaggcagggactgcatatatgtggttgtggatcgccttacgaagtttgcacacttctttccgatcactgctacatacactgctacacaggtggcagagttgttcttcaaggagatattcagattacatggcttacctcggagcattgtgagtgatagggacaacaggTTTATGAATCACTTTTGGCAGGAGCTATTCAGGTTGTGTGCAACAGAGCTCACTCcgagtactagctaccaccctcagacagatggtcagacggagatagtgaacaaatgggtggagggatatctcagaaattatatagcagggcaacagaaggcatgggtaaagtggatttatctctgtgagtattgctacaataccacttatcacatgtctattCAGATGTCACCCTTTATGGCCCTGTATGGGTATGAGGCACCTAATTTTATGGATCTGCTTTTGAGTGACAGTAGAGTGCCCAGTGCAGATGATTTGTTACAGAAGAGTCAAGACATTGTTAAGACTCTCAAGGATAATATAACTAAGGCATAGAATCAGCAGAAGCAGTATGCAGATCAAAAGAGGACTGAGCAgacttttgaggttggagatatggtgtatcTTATGTTGCAACTTTACCAtcaatccactctcaagaagagtggtgccAAGAAACTTAAGCCACAATACTATGGTCCATTTAGGATTATCAGGAAAgtgggagaggtggcttatgagttagatttgCCGGCAGAGATCAAGGTGCACAACGTTTTTCATGTGTCACACTTCAAGAAGGCGCTAGGGCATCATATTGTGCCTTCTACAGTActaccacccctggatgatgagAGAAAACTTGTTTTGATACCGGAGGCTATCATTGATTTCAGAAAGAGGAACTTGAGGAGACATACCATTAGGGAATATTTGGTGAAGTGAAAGGATTTGccgatagaggatgctacttgggagagcgaggagattttacagcatccagagttgagattgcttgaggacaagcaatttcagggagagCGGACTGTGATGTTcccttctagctagagacatcactctagcttgtgattagcctatcaaagacccccgtaggctagtaggattggatagagggtcaccttggcaTGGAGATCTTCCGAGGACAGAGCAGAGTACACTTCTGGGTTGCCAAagtttgtttatgatgagttttgctttgagtttggcttggtcaggctatttttagcagttggagATGGACACCTGCTATTTTTAGCAGACATCACGGTCATATGGGTGGTCAACTGGTGAGCTCTAGTTTCAGACGACATAGCTAAATTCAAAGTATTTAtggagttagacaagtttgaataacttagcatttattattaaatgatttaataataaagttataaagtgacttcatattataatcacttaacttgagggtcaactcatcattagacggggccatgtttttaattaaattatctgagccagactattgaaatattaaaattaaatgcccatttaatgattaaaatcgttttgacacccaaagtgaaattaaTTGAAActacaagcaaaattgtaattaagaggattagggtacgATTTGCAAAAAGGATATATAGCGTTGAGTTTGGAAAGAAGGGGAGAGATTGCTATTTTGCTATTTTAacattgtgaaattgaaagggttttgctctggagactagggttttcagccaccattggaggacgtagttgcttcaatgttcaccatctgAGCTGATGAAATATTTAGTGATATTTGGTTTTAGGAAGACTTCATTTAGAGGTCTTATTTGCATCTAATTGTGtagaattgaaaaataaattcacgagaaattattgcagatttattgaagaaattttggtgattAACAAGTACGGTACGGATTGCTACAGTGCCGCCATACGGACTGCTACAGTGTCGCATGAACAGTGccgccgtacggactgctacagtaccgcgtgaacaataaaaaaaatttaagattaaaatttgcagtttgcagattttcatctactgggacagcaaaaatcaggtttttatcttacattgtaatgaatttgtttttcaGGCATATTGGCCATAGAACAGAACAAACATTTCCTTGATGGTCTCATAAATcaattccagcagtaatattattgtttcagaattattttaagcataggagtttattttagtattgtatcattgctcattattaccaaaaaacagaaaaaaatttcataaacattcaaaaaccaaaacaaatttaaatcaactgcattcaaaagaaacaatcagcagaggagagccaagttgggttcttacacaAAACCTTAATTTTGCAATAACTCATTGAATTATGCTCAAAATGCCCTAATATCAATATTATAGCAGCTTCAATATGGCCTTGAAAAAGTCTTCACAGTGCCAAGATCATACTCTAATACCACTTATAATGAAGCAAAAATGTGCAAAAAAGGAAACATCTTACACATACTTAATATTTATGAGACACTTCAAGGAGACAAACCTCCAAAAGTCTCCAAGAAATACAAAATTCACAATGTGATGATAATAAACTTGCCACAAGCTTCCATAGATAGCCTACTTATGCCTTGGGTGTCATCCAGGTCAACTTAGAGACCTAAAAATAATACCTAGGACAACCGAATCATctaaataagaatataataatGATTGTGATTTAATTAAGAGTTAAGGTAGTGACAATCAGATTACTAATTGTATAAACACTACATAATTAAGAGTGTAGCATCAACTATAATGCAAGTTCTAAAGAGAGAGCAAAGACACCTCTACATACTAGGGCATAAGGGTATAAACTGATGGCTTTCTTTGGAGTTATTCTATCTTGGTAGTATTCTCAAAAACTAGAAGCTTGTTCCGAACTACGTAGATAACCCACCAATCTGGGATTTTGTTCCACTAAACTATCTATCTAAGTTcaccattgaaaaacaaagatgGAAGTCGAAAAGGACCATAAATTGAAAATAGCAAAAAAATACAAACCTAGAAACTTACTATTACATTTCCTTATCACTCTCCAAATAAGCAATACGTTAGCAATGGCAACAAACCAAGCAGAACACAAAGTCAAGCAAAATCTACCAAGACTAAAGATTGATCTTTGTCATATTAACTTTGAAAAGTGTATCTTGTTATGCTTCACGTGAGAAGATGCACAAAAAACATTGATAAATAAGATATTAAGCAATGATACCACAGTGATTTTTCAATGTGGAGACTGCCTCTATAATTTTGAGAAATAATCTAATCTACATCTGGTTCATTAACAAAATGGTGAAGCAATTGAACACAATGCATGTTTCTATCACTAATGGGAATGATGTTGGAGAAGGCAAACTACCCACATCTTAAATCATGGACACATCTAATATTGTATCTTTTCTACTCTAGTCACTAGTACTCCATGCGGTGCTTATATGCAAAATGAAATGCTGAGTAGGGTTTGCTAATAAATAATCTCAACAACGATGATTGAAATGTTCAATATGCATTTATAAATGTCTTCAATGATCTTTGTCCTAAGACATCTAAAGTAATTTAGATCTCGAAATTTAGTCAAGGAAAAGAGCAAATGAAAACTAGCTATGTGATGTCAAAAGGTGGTAATGCAAAAACAAGCATCTTTAGACCATATGCTTTTCAGATCTTGTGTTCCTAAACATGCACTACAGATGCTTAGATGCAAGCATTGGTACACATGTATACATAAATTTCACTATACGGTCATGCTGCAAGAGAATAAACATAATCTCAATACAATTGAGTGCATTAAGATACGAGTTCAAGCTTGAACAATGACATGATCAGCAAAAACTGCAAAGGCTTTTCAATCTTCTGTCAGACTACAGCTCAACGAAGTTACAATGTTATTGTCTAGTTAGCTTTGATGAAACAAAATTAAGCTTACAGCTAATATCTACTGACCAACTCATTAGATCATTGAATGGCATGTATGTATATCACTCAACTCTATATCAGACTATTACATTTTCAATTGTTATACAACAGGTACATTCTACATATTGAGGCTATCTCCTAGCCCAGATGCCAAATCTCATCTGAAGAAGGATTTAGTATTTACCTGGCGTGTACCCTTATACTGCCCTAATACTAGGTATAAGGCTCCATAAAGTAtcaaattttctccaaaatcttAAAATTTAGGATACCTTAAAAAATCAGTCGTTTTTCCCTCTTACAAGAGCATTAAAGCCTTAGGTTGCATTACAATGCAGTTGAAACTTCCATACTCCCATTGGGATTACTTCCAGCATCGCCATTTGACAGAATTTTTTCTATTAGCAATTCAGATTCTCCAGGTGAATGGACTCCACTTAACCTGTCTACTGCCATAAAAATGAAAGGTAAGAAATAATAACTTTCCAAGTCATGCTTTAGAAATACTCCAGAGATAATTAGCTGTCAGCACAAAATATCCCAATTAAAATCAGAAAcaacaaataaattcaaatatcACTCCAACAAATTTCGGGTTTTGGATTAGTATCAGTATCACATATGCCAacatgaatttggcttaaagccttagcCATTTGTTATCAGAAAACAAGTGCTTGCTTTCACCCTATCAAAATAGATGTTCTGTTATGTATCGCATAAAGAATACTTCTAAGATTATTCCACATTTACTGAGAAGGATTTTGTGTGCTCacttagaaaagaataacacaGTATGAGTTCTTTATATTCCCAAATCCCTAAGCAAATAATTTCATGTTATGTAGAGAGCTTAAGCAAATAATTTCACTCATTCAATTCATCACAAGTATAAAGACAAATAAAAAGACAGACCATTACCTGCATTCTCACCATTGCAATCTTGCaccattttctctttctttttcttggaTCTATTATTTGATGACTTTTTAAACAGGCTACAATACTTTTCCAATACCCTTTGTTGCTCCTCCTTTAGACCTAATAGTTCAAATGCATCTGCAACCATTTTAATTATAGTTTTGTATGGGGGTTTCCTGTTGTGCAGCTCAAGATCATTGAAAAGCttaaaaaataaagacaaaaaaatGTTGTCAGTTGACTGGGGTGCAATATTTATAAATAAGTAGATTTCAGTTGTAAGAAAGCATAAACTGTGGGAAAGATATCATAATACAAAAAAGCTCAGAATATGCCTTGAGAGATGAACTCTagatcaaaaatccaaaaatgccAATAAGAAAACAATTTAATATATTGAAAGATTTAACTTGCAGGAAAAATACTTAATTCtgatatgatttttatttattaaattttaattagatttaacatgtttaatcaGATACACAAATCAAAAGTTAATTGAAAAGAGAGATACTCCAAAGCATGTGATTTTATGTTGTAGGGGTGTCAACACTCAAAGGAGAAGCATACAAGGTAATCTCTGGTAATGCATATTGGATAAACATATACCCAATATTTTTCCACATGCAGGGTATAACCAGGCCAATCACATAATCCACATAATGAGGGGCTAAGTTTTACAGCTTAAGAACCTCAAGATAATTAGATGAGCTCTAATGGGCACTCCAGGATCTTTTCCGCAATTTATAACAAACCAATATTCAAAATTAGTACAGGCATAGTAAGCAATTGTAAGTTCATAGCATTAAACTATTGACATAAACGAGGGTTTAGGAAAAACAACCTAATCTCATGGTATTGGAATCACAATACTGAAACATACGCCTTGCTAAAGAATCAGTTCTCACAGTGTTTCAACATAAGTCAAAATCTATGTTCATTAAACTGTATATCACAAATGCATTTGACCATATGGAATGCAATTTCCAGTAAGAAAgttctcaaatttgaatttttaaaacatTATATTTTGTATACTGTACCCTGCTTTGAGGAATCGAGGTTTATACTCATTAGAGATGAACAGGTCATCTTTACACAAAGTAAGCAATCATTAAATATTATCATACTTGCTCAAGAATCAGTGTATATAGATTCATCATTCAATATTAAGTTAAGATCTATATTCATAACAGTGGATATAGCAAAATGCATTGGAACATTTGGATTGGAGATTCATAGAATAGATATCTTCAAAAGTATGGACTTGACGAAGAATGGATTTCTGCACTGTAGACTGCTTTGCTGGATCATCATTTACAGCCTTGGTTTAAAAGTTTTCATACATCTCTTCAAAAAGGGCACAACCATAATGAATGTGAAAATTACTACAAATAGCATGCCTACATACGTTACCCACTGTATCATGGCTAGACAGCTTTCACTGACTACAGTGCAAGTGATTCAAACCTATCTGCACTATTACAATTCTTTCAGCCCAAGCTTCATTGATAAAGAAGTCACTTTGCAAAGTCTGTAGTTAGTGTACAATGACTATTATTATGTTATGATAATATGGGTTATTCGATTATGTACTAATTGTTTGTCAGCTTCAGATAGTTATAAGCATCGATTGGTTGAAAGTTCTGTTCCTCTTGGTGACTGTTGGGTCCCTTAAATAGATTGTATCATCAATGAAAGCAGTATGATCTAGTCAGATCACTCTGATCCTTGGctgaccatctctggtcttcttttGCAATTAattcatgtgtgaataaagatatatatTACTCCTatatctggtatgcattgtcatctctATTACTAATCCATGTATTCTTTTTATCAGACAGAGCAGTAAACAAAGTCTACAATGTTCTTAACACTGATATTGGGCTTTTGTCCTCTATAGATGAGGTTTACATATACCACTCCTCTTTCTTACTTTTAATCCAACCTTATTGAAACCCAATGATTCAAGGAGTTTGAAGGACTCAAATACATTTTGGGGGATTTAATGGACAATTTTCACTGGACACAATTCTAGTCTCTTAGAACCTATTCACACTATGAACCAGCCCTTTTAGTCCAGATTCGTGGGATAAAAGTATCTTCTTTGCCATGTCTTCTTTCACACAGAT is part of the Cryptomeria japonica chromosome 10, Sugi_1.0, whole genome shotgun sequence genome and harbors:
- the LOC131057160 gene encoding pentatricopeptide repeat-containing protein At4g18975, chloroplastic-like isoform X1 gives rise to the protein MLSKGQCMTMNTYEQLIRALEKDHRAEEAHVFWEARIGSNLHSVPWQLCTYMISMYQRNNMPERLIKLFNDLELHNRKPPYKTIIKMVADAFELLGLKEEQQRVLEKYCSLFKKSSNNRSKKKKEKMVQDCNGENAVDRLSGVHSPGESELLIEKILSNGDAGSNPNGSMEVSTAL
- the LOC131057160 gene encoding pentatricopeptide repeat-containing protein At4g18975, chloroplastic-like isoform X2, translated to MLSKGQCMTMNTYEQLIRALEKDHRAEEAHVFWEARIGSNLHSVPWQLCTYMISMYQRNNMPERLIKLFNDLELHNRKPPYKTIIKMVADAFELLGLKEEQQRVLEKYCSLFKKSSNNRSKKKKEKMVQDCNGENADRLSGVHSPGESELLIEKILSNGDAGSNPNGSMEVSTAL